A region of Marnyiella aurantia DNA encodes the following proteins:
- the rho gene encoding transcription termination factor Rho produces MFNLETLRSKSIAELTKIAKDLEVKLARNSDENTIIFAILDFQASNSKTAKEYYNSTEKAAAPAGEESAPAPKAAPKTPKKPAVKKKPATAKSEAAPMPAMIEITETPAEETAAEQTPAAEEAPKEKPARQPRKKKEPVVTDPEAVAEEEQTAVTEETPQEASEQKPQRRDQNKPQKQAQKQQPQNRPAQQQQTPVQNQSQQTQTQTQPQAPAQQQQQQQQQQQQPQQQGQGQNQQQSQGQNPQQNRNQSQNGGNQNENRPQNGNQHKNQKHQRNQDNHEETETKKEYSFDGMVTIEGVLEILPDNYGFLRSPDFSYISSPDDVYVSTAQIRNYGLKTGDAVKGIVRLPKEGEKYFSLMKPVEVNGRDLAFIKDRVSFEYLTPLFPEEKFNLAGKGSTHSTRIVDLFSPIGKGQRAMIVAQPKTGKTMLLKDIANAISANHPEAYMMVLLIDERPEEVTDMERSVNAEVIASTFDEAAEKHVKVANLVLAKAQRMVECGHDVVILLDSITRLARAYNTVTPASGKILSGGVDANALHKPKRFFGAARNIEGGGSLTIIATALIDTGSKMDEVIFEEFKGTGNMELQLDRKIANKRIYPAIDLVSSSTRRDDLLLDEKTMQRMWILRKYLSDMNPMEAMEFVNRSIKGTQSNEEFLMSMNK; encoded by the coding sequence ATGTTTAACTTAGAAACACTAAGGTCTAAATCCATTGCGGAACTGACCAAAATTGCTAAGGATTTGGAGGTGAAGCTGGCCAGAAACAGCGATGAAAACACCATAATCTTCGCAATACTGGACTTTCAGGCTTCTAATTCCAAAACTGCAAAGGAGTATTATAACAGCACCGAAAAAGCTGCTGCTCCCGCCGGCGAAGAAAGTGCTCCCGCTCCGAAGGCTGCACCTAAAACACCCAAAAAGCCTGCTGTCAAAAAGAAACCTGCCACTGCCAAGTCAGAAGCCGCACCAATGCCTGCGATGATAGAAATCACCGAGACACCGGCTGAAGAAACCGCAGCAGAGCAAACACCTGCCGCTGAAGAAGCTCCAAAAGAGAAACCGGCGAGACAGCCCAGAAAGAAAAAAGAACCTGTTGTTACAGATCCGGAAGCGGTAGCTGAAGAAGAGCAAACAGCTGTTACAGAGGAAACACCGCAGGAAGCATCAGAACAAAAACCTCAGAGAAGGGATCAGAACAAGCCTCAGAAACAGGCACAAAAACAACAGCCTCAAAACAGGCCTGCGCAGCAACAGCAGACACCGGTTCAAAACCAATCTCAGCAGACGCAGACGCAGACTCAGCCCCAGGCTCCGGCTCAGCAACAACAACAACAACAACAACAACAACAACAACCTCAGCAGCAAGGTCAGGGTCAGAATCAGCAGCAAAGTCAGGGTCAGAATCCACAACAGAACCGTAATCAGTCCCAGAACGGCGGTAACCAAAACGAGAACCGTCCGCAGAACGGAAATCAGCATAAAAATCAAAAACATCAGCGCAACCAGGATAACCATGAAGAAACTGAAACTAAAAAGGAATACAGTTTTGACGGAATGGTGACCATAGAAGGTGTGCTGGAAATCCTTCCGGATAATTACGGATTCCTCCGTTCACCGGATTTCTCCTATATCTCCTCTCCCGACGATGTTTACGTATCTACCGCTCAGATCCGCAATTACGGACTGAAGACCGGTGATGCCGTAAAAGGGATTGTCAGACTTCCGAAAGAAGGAGAGAAATATTTCTCCCTGATGAAGCCCGTAGAAGTAAACGGCCGCGATTTGGCTTTTATAAAAGACCGTGTTTCGTTTGAATACCTTACTCCGCTTTTCCCGGAAGAGAAATTTAATCTTGCAGGCAAAGGTTCTACCCATTCCACCCGAATCGTCGATTTATTCTCACCGATAGGTAAAGGTCAGCGTGCTATGATTGTGGCGCAGCCTAAAACAGGTAAGACCATGTTACTTAAGGATATTGCCAATGCAATTTCTGCCAATCACCCGGAAGCTTATATGATGGTCCTTCTTATTGATGAAAGACCGGAAGAAGTTACCGATATGGAAAGAAGCGTAAATGCGGAGGTTATTGCCTCTACATTTGACGAAGCTGCGGAAAAACATGTAAAAGTAGCCAACCTGGTCCTTGCCAAAGCACAGCGTATGGTGGAGTGCGGTCATGATGTGGTGATCCTGCTCGACTCCATTACCAGACTTGCCAGAGCCTATAACACCGTTACCCCGGCCTCAGGTAAAATCCTTTCCGGTGGTGTAGATGCCAACGCCCTGCACAAGCCGAAACGTTTCTTCGGAGCGGCGCGTAATATTGAAGGCGGCGGTTCCCTGACCATTATCGCTACCGCCTTAATTGATACCGGTTCCAAAATGGACGAGGTAATTTTTGAAGAGTTTAAAGGTACCGGTAACATGGAGCTTCAGCTGGACAGGAAGATTGCCAACAAAAGGATCTATCCCGCTATTGATCTTGTATCCTCCAGCACGCGTAGAGACGACCTGCTTCTGGACGAAAAGACCATGCAGCGTATGTGGATTCTTAGGAAATACTTATCGGATATGAACCCGATGGAGGCTATGGAATTTGTAAACCGCAGCATAAAAGGAACCCAAAGCAATGAAGAGTTCCTGATGAGCATGAACAAATAA
- a CDS encoding superoxide dismutase has translation MSFELPQLGYAYDALEPTIDARTMEIHHTKHHQAYIDNLNKAIEGTDLEGKTIEEICKTGTDKAAVRNNGGGHFNHTLFWEIMTPGGSKEPVGNVKAAIETYGGMEKFKTDFAEAAKTRFGSGWAWLCKKDDGSVTVCSTPNQDNPLMPVADCQGTPVLGLDVWEHAYYLNYQNKRPDYVAAFFSIINWDKVEELFNK, from the coding sequence ATGTCATTCGAATTACCACAGTTAGGATATGCTTACGACGCGTTAGAACCTACCATTGATGCCAGAACAATGGAAATCCACCACACGAAACACCACCAGGCGTACATCGATAACCTGAACAAGGCTATTGAAGGTACCGACCTTGAGGGTAAAACCATTGAGGAAATCTGCAAGACAGGTACCGATAAAGCAGCGGTTAGGAATAACGGTGGCGGGCACTTTAACCACACTCTTTTCTGGGAAATCATGACTCCGGGCGGAAGTAAAGAGCCTGTAGGAAACGTGAAAGCGGCTATTGAAACTTACGGCGGTATGGAGAAATTCAAAACTGATTTTGCCGAAGCTGCCAAGACAAGATTCGGTTCCGGATGGGCATGGCTTTGCAAAAAAGATGATGGCTCTGTAACTGTTTGTTCTACACCCAACCAGGACAACCCTCTGATGCCTGTTGCAGATTGCCAGGGAACGCCTGTTTTGGGACTTGATGTTTGGGAGCACGCGTATTACCTGAACTACCAAAACAAAAGACCTGATTACGTTGCAGCATTCTTCAGCATTATTAACTGGGATAAAGTGGAGGAGCTTTTCAATAAATAA
- a CDS encoding phosphatidate cytidylyltransferase, giving the protein MDKNLIQRTISGLVYILIIMACVHPAGAETVNRIFPDAAKQHYLYYGLIALLFLGSVWECMKIMKFGTGYERWIVLPLAFFVFYLFSKRYFNFGFYYDFRLSEILALSLILIAVVTLFKYSSELYYDSGKLIFTVIYTALPLGFALGLPKYSAYQNTFSLEVFFLFILIWSSDTFAYLTGKFFGKHKMAPKISPKKTWEGFAGGVVLTVILAFFVDKYFPELRGNWMIVGALIAIFAPLGDLVESQLKRSFAVKDSGNLIPGHGGILDRLDSFIICAPVVYLYFILEKLI; this is encoded by the coding sequence TTGGACAAAAATTTAATTCAGCGTACCATCTCTGGTTTGGTATATATCCTGATCATTATGGCCTGTGTGCACCCGGCAGGTGCAGAAACTGTTAACAGAATCTTCCCGGACGCGGCTAAACAGCACTACCTCTATTACGGTCTTATAGCCTTGTTGTTCTTAGGTTCGGTGTGGGAATGTATGAAGATCATGAAATTTGGCACCGGATACGAGCGCTGGATTGTACTGCCGCTTGCTTTTTTTGTTTTCTACCTTTTCAGTAAAAGATATTTCAATTTTGGATTCTACTACGATTTCAGGCTGTCTGAAATACTTGCGCTGTCGCTGATCCTGATTGCAGTAGTCACATTGTTTAAATACAGTTCAGAACTTTACTACGACAGTGGCAAACTCATATTTACGGTAATATACACAGCCCTGCCGTTGGGTTTCGCACTTGGTCTGCCAAAATATTCCGCGTATCAGAATACCTTCAGTCTGGAGGTGTTTTTCCTGTTTATCCTGATCTGGAGCAGTGATACTTTTGCCTATCTTACAGGAAAGTTTTTCGGAAAACATAAGATGGCGCCTAAGATATCACCCAAGAAAACCTGGGAAGGTTTTGCCGGTGGCGTGGTGCTTACAGTTATACTGGCATTTTTTGTAGATAAATATTTTCCGGAGCTTCGCGGTAACTGGATGATCGTTGGTGCATTGATTGCCATCTTTGCGCCACTTGGCGATTTGGTAGAGAGCCAGTTGAAGCGCAGTTTCGCTGTAAAGGATTCCGGCAATCTGATTCCGGGACACGGTGGTATTTTAGACCGGTTGGATAGCTTTATTATCTGTGCGCCTGTAGTATATTTGTATTTTATATTAGAAAAACTTATTTAA
- a CDS encoding cation:proton antiporter has product MNSMISIAGHFVLPLEDPILKFLVILIIILSAPILLNRIKVPHLIGLIIAGAVIGPHGFNVLPRDASVVVMGTTGLLFIMFMAGLEIDLTEFRKNKWKSLTFGMYTFSVPLVLGIFAGYYILGYAMLIAVLFASIFSSHTLISYPLISKLGIAKNRAVNVTVGGTMITDVLALLVLAVCVGMAQGTVTPAFWIRLTLSVLVFAGVVLFGFPVIARWFFKKVHDKVSHFIFVMVMIYLASLFAELAGVEAIIGAFLAGLALNRLIPHTSALMNRIDFVGNAIFIPFFLISVGMLIDFKAFFKDFETIKVALIMTVISLGGKYLAALATQKTFRFTDDEGKLVFGLSSASAAATLATVMVGYNIIIGETESGEPIRLLNESVLNGSILLILVSCTVSSFVSQKSGKNIADAESENSMSDEAEDEEKILLALSYQATVAPMTNLALLLKSRKNTENVFALNIINEKENESSDKIAEKLLATAAETAAAADLKLNMLKRHDSDVVNGINNEIREHRITDLIIAVDCERGFSSSFIYNLYNGYLTNENTNLLVYHSVQPVATIQAYHVLIPRNAHREAGFFKCLQKVWNISRHSSTRLIFYADDNMTQMLETIQKKATIDAEFLIFNNWKDLPKIAGKMKNDEALILMLAKRGMESFHPAMQSVSHHLNSDFRDRNYILIYPYANRNSEEGTGLYSRSVNNPDDFAEIGNLLGNLFK; this is encoded by the coding sequence ATGAACAGTATGATAAGTATTGCGGGCCATTTTGTGTTACCGCTGGAGGATCCTATTCTTAAGTTTCTGGTTATCCTCATCATTATTCTATCTGCTCCAATCTTACTGAACAGGATTAAGGTTCCGCACCTTATAGGCCTCATCATCGCAGGTGCAGTTATTGGACCTCATGGTTTCAATGTTTTGCCACGTGATGCAAGTGTTGTGGTTATGGGAACTACAGGTTTGCTATTCATCATGTTTATGGCCGGACTGGAGATAGACCTTACAGAGTTCAGGAAAAACAAATGGAAGAGTTTAACATTCGGAATGTACACTTTTTCCGTACCTCTTGTGCTGGGTATTTTTGCAGGATATTACATCCTGGGGTATGCCATGCTTATCGCTGTACTTTTCGCCAGTATATTTTCTTCCCACACCCTCATATCATATCCGCTAATAAGTAAACTTGGGATAGCAAAAAACCGCGCAGTGAATGTAACTGTGGGCGGAACAATGATAACCGATGTGCTGGCGTTATTGGTCCTGGCGGTATGCGTAGGTATGGCGCAGGGTACAGTTACGCCCGCATTCTGGATCAGGTTAACGCTTTCTGTGCTTGTTTTTGCCGGTGTAGTGCTGTTTGGCTTTCCGGTAATCGCTCGCTGGTTTTTTAAAAAAGTCCACGATAAAGTTTCCCATTTCATTTTCGTGATGGTGATGATCTACCTGGCCTCACTCTTTGCGGAGCTGGCGGGGGTAGAGGCAATTATTGGTGCCTTTTTGGCTGGATTGGCGCTTAACAGACTTATCCCTCATACTTCGGCACTCATGAACCGGATTGATTTTGTGGGAAATGCCATCTTTATTCCCTTTTTTCTGATCAGTGTGGGCATGCTTATAGACTTTAAGGCTTTTTTCAAGGATTTCGAAACAATAAAAGTAGCGCTTATTATGACCGTCATTTCACTGGGAGGAAAGTATCTGGCAGCATTGGCTACGCAAAAAACATTTAGGTTTACGGATGATGAAGGTAAGTTGGTTTTCGGACTGTCCTCGGCTTCGGCAGCCGCAACACTGGCCACGGTAATGGTTGGATACAATATTATTATCGGCGAAACTGAAAGCGGGGAGCCCATCAGACTTCTAAATGAAAGTGTACTGAACGGAAGTATCCTCCTGATACTTGTTTCATGTACGGTGTCCTCTTTTGTATCACAAAAAAGTGGTAAAAACATTGCTGATGCAGAAAGTGAGAACAGTATGAGTGACGAAGCAGAGGATGAGGAAAAAATCCTGCTGGCGCTGAGCTATCAAGCTACTGTGGCACCTATGACCAATTTGGCACTGCTTCTGAAGTCCAGGAAGAATACTGAGAATGTGTTTGCCCTTAACATCATCAATGAAAAGGAGAATGAATCTTCTGATAAAATTGCTGAAAAACTGCTGGCTACTGCCGCAGAAACAGCTGCAGCTGCAGACCTTAAACTGAATATGCTGAAGAGGCATGACTCCGATGTTGTAAATGGCATCAACAATGAAATCCGGGAACACAGAATTACTGATCTTATTATTGCTGTGGACTGCGAAAGGGGTTTCTCTTCATCTTTCATTTATAACCTCTATAACGGATACTTAACCAACGAAAATACTAATCTGCTCGTCTATCATTCCGTGCAGCCGGTAGCCACCATCCAGGCCTATCATGTCCTGATCCCCAGGAATGCGCACAGGGAGGCAGGATTTTTCAAATGTCTGCAGAAGGTGTGGAATATCTCCCGCCATTCATCAACAAGACTTATATTTTATGCTGATGACAATATGACACAGATGCTGGAAACCATCCAGAAAAAAGCAACAATAGATGCGGAATTCCTCATCTTCAATAACTGGAAGGATCTTCCAAAAATTGCAGGCAAGATGAAAAATGACGAAGCTCTTATCCTGATGTTGGCCAAGCGGGGTATGGAATCATTTCATCCTGCCATGCAGTCGGTATCTCATCATCTAAACAGCGATTTCCGAGACCGAAATTACATTCTAATTTACCCTTACGCCAACCGGAACAGCGAAGAAGGAACCGGATTATACTCCCGGAGTGTAAACAATCCTGATGATTTTGCTGAAATAGGCAATTTACTGGGAAATCTGTTTAAATAG
- a CDS encoding LUD domain-containing protein: protein MSLFKKFVGKIMNQSEETENQSLEKLGDSLKNADLDYKFAQLFTHSGGFFNYCADEAEALQILNQIVKIEQLKSVFCCDRDLKNFLDVIKVPFTDNLELANDAAFITCEYLIAYDGRIMLSHNNIKHFHSSRLPEKIIVMANVSQIVSNLNEAMSKIKRNGNVKNLTSISGNQNKLDAPTRNSTKLFLLLIED, encoded by the coding sequence TTGAGCTTATTTAAAAAATTTGTCGGCAAGATAATGAACCAGTCTGAGGAAACGGAAAATCAGAGCCTGGAAAAACTTGGAGATTCGCTTAAAAATGCGGACCTCGACTACAAGTTTGCGCAGCTTTTTACCCATTCCGGTGGATTTTTTAATTACTGTGCAGATGAAGCTGAAGCACTTCAAATCCTGAATCAGATTGTAAAAATTGAACAGCTTAAATCAGTTTTCTGCTGTGACCGGGACCTAAAGAATTTTCTTGACGTTATAAAAGTTCCGTTCACCGATAATCTTGAACTTGCAAATGACGCAGCCTTTATCACATGCGAATATCTGATTGCTTATGATGGCAGGATAATGCTTTCGCACAATAATATTAAGCACTTCCACTCATCACGTTTACCTGAGAAGATAATTGTGATGGCAAATGTTTCCCAGATTGTATCCAACCTTAACGAAGCTATGAGCAAGATCAAGCGCAATGGTAACGTGAAGAACCTCACTTCAATCAGTGGAAACCAAAACAAACTGGACGCCCCTACACGTAACAGCACGAAACTTTTCCTTCTTCTTATTGAAGACTAG
- a CDS encoding DUF4293 domain-containing protein — MLQRIQTIFMFLAVLSAAALHFTAMDVELFGSTYIIAALSLLCVVLGVISIFSYKNRPRQILLNNISMLINALLTGLLLYWLLTLSGGMSFPEKGIELVFPLVALLCLFLANSYIRRDTRLVKSADRIR, encoded by the coding sequence ATGTTACAGAGAATACAAACCATCTTCATGTTTCTGGCCGTCCTTTCGGCTGCTGCCCTTCATTTTACGGCTATGGATGTGGAACTTTTTGGAAGCACCTATATCATCGCCGCACTTTCGCTGCTTTGTGTTGTATTGGGAGTAATCTCTATTTTCAGTTATAAGAACAGACCCCGACAAATCCTGCTGAACAATATCAGTATGTTGATAAACGCTTTGTTGACGGGTTTACTGTTATACTGGTTGCTAACGTTATCTGGAGGAATGTCATTTCCTGAGAAAGGTATTGAGCTGGTTTTTCCTCTGGTGGCGCTGTTATGTCTGTTTTTAGCAAACAGCTACATCCGCAGGGACACAAGGCTCGTAAAATCTGCGGACCGTATCCGGTAA
- the rsfS gene encoding ribosome silencing factor, giving the protein MNNNTAKQALIDKIVDAVQDTKGEDIMIFDLSKIENSVAETFIICSANSNTQVSAIAGNIEKKVRNDLQERPWHVEGSENAMWVLVDYVSVVVHIFQKHIREYYDIEELWGDAQITRIEA; this is encoded by the coding sequence ATGAATAACAATACAGCTAAGCAAGCACTAATAGATAAAATCGTTGATGCAGTACAGGATACAAAGGGTGAAGATATAATGATTTTCGACCTTTCAAAGATAGAGAATTCCGTAGCGGAAACATTCATCATCTGTAGCGCAAACTCAAATACTCAGGTTTCGGCAATTGCCGGTAATATCGAAAAGAAAGTCCGTAATGATCTTCAGGAACGTCCATGGCATGTGGAAGGTTCCGAGAATGCTATGTGGGTTCTTGTAGACTACGTTTCCGTAGTCGTTCACATATTCCAGAAACATATACGGGAATATTATGATATAGAGGAGTTGTGGGGCGATGCACAGATAACCAGGATAGAAGCTTAA
- the ftsH gene encoding ATP-dependent zinc metalloprotease FtsH — translation MNNKGFNWFFPIAILAFLLFFGRGLFMPSSSSEITEEQFFDMMKEGKVQNIKAYRDNFTADVFLTPEARTALAKNAEGSKSPFAALETTPGADYNLKFGELRLLMEKFDKVKAENPQLKTTINVDTAGSLMESFLIQIAVGLIILSIIYFIFFRKMAGGGGPGGQIFSIGKSRAKLFDEKDKVQTTFKDVAGLEGAKEEVQEVVDFLKNSEKYTKLGGKIPKGVLLVGPPGTGKTLLAKAVAGEAKVPFFSLSGSDFVEMFVGVGASRVRDLFAQAKAKSPAIIFIDEIDAIGRARGKGNFTGGNDERENTLNQLLTEMDGFGTDTNVIVMAATNRADILDKALMRAGRFDRSIYVDLPELHERRSIFDVHLSKIKLDDNIDREFLAKQTPGFSGADIANVCNEAALIAARNNHESVTKQDFLDAVDRIIGGLEKKNKAIKPSEKRRVAYHEAGHAAISWLVEHAAPLLKVTIVPRGRSLGAAWYLPEERSLTTTEQMYDELCATLGGRAAEQTVFGNISTGALSDLERVTKQAQAMVTIYGLNDKVGNISYYDSSGQSEYSFGKPYSEETAKMIDQEISKIIENQYTRALDILSENRDKLDSLAKKLLEKEVIFREDLEEIFGKRAWDPELTEHPVSTVAGSAAETAPTAVPDENTAAPESPTQL, via the coding sequence ATGAATAATAAAGGATTTAACTGGTTTTTTCCCATAGCCATTTTGGCATTCCTTCTGTTCTTTGGTCGGGGGCTTTTTATGCCTTCTTCCAGTTCCGAGATTACGGAAGAGCAGTTTTTTGATATGATGAAGGAGGGGAAAGTCCAGAATATCAAAGCATACAGAGACAATTTCACGGCAGATGTATTCCTGACGCCTGAGGCCCGTACCGCTCTGGCTAAAAATGCGGAAGGAAGTAAGAGTCCCTTTGCAGCGCTGGAAACAACTCCGGGTGCAGATTATAATCTGAAGTTCGGTGAACTTAGACTTCTCATGGAGAAGTTTGATAAAGTAAAAGCCGAGAATCCGCAACTTAAGACCACTATTAATGTGGATACTGCCGGCAGTTTAATGGAAAGTTTTCTTATACAGATCGCAGTGGGTCTGATTATTCTGTCAATCATCTACTTCATTTTCTTCAGGAAAATGGCTGGTGGCGGCGGTCCTGGCGGCCAGATTTTCTCAATAGGAAAATCACGTGCGAAACTTTTTGACGAAAAAGACAAAGTTCAGACCACATTTAAGGATGTAGCAGGACTGGAAGGTGCCAAAGAGGAAGTGCAGGAAGTAGTAGACTTTCTTAAAAACTCCGAAAAATACACGAAACTTGGTGGTAAGATCCCGAAAGGCGTACTGCTTGTAGGTCCTCCCGGAACGGGTAAAACCCTTTTGGCAAAAGCCGTAGCTGGTGAAGCTAAAGTGCCGTTTTTTTCCCTGTCAGGTTCCGATTTTGTGGAAATGTTTGTAGGTGTGGGTGCTTCCCGCGTCAGGGATTTGTTTGCACAGGCAAAAGCAAAATCGCCCGCCATTATATTTATTGATGAGATTGATGCCATTGGCCGCGCAAGAGGTAAGGGTAATTTCACAGGCGGGAATGATGAACGTGAGAACACGCTGAACCAACTCCTTACGGAGATGGATGGTTTCGGTACAGATACTAACGTAATTGTAATGGCCGCGACCAACAGAGCGGATATCCTGGATAAAGCGCTCATGAGAGCCGGACGTTTCGACCGCTCCATCTACGTGGATTTACCTGAATTACATGAGCGACGCTCAATTTTTGATGTACATCTTTCCAAAATTAAGCTGGATGATAACATTGACAGGGAGTTTCTGGCTAAGCAGACCCCTGGTTTCAGCGGTGCTGATATTGCTAATGTTTGTAATGAAGCCGCACTTATTGCTGCACGGAACAACCATGAATCAGTAACGAAGCAGGATTTCCTGGATGCGGTAGATCGTATCATTGGTGGACTGGAGAAGAAGAATAAAGCCATTAAACCATCCGAAAAGCGCCGTGTTGCCTACCATGAGGCTGGTCATGCTGCCATATCCTGGCTGGTGGAACATGCCGCACCTTTGCTAAAGGTGACCATCGTTCCCCGTGGACGTTCCCTGGGAGCTGCGTGGTATCTGCCGGAAGAGAGATCACTTACAACCACCGAGCAGATGTATGATGAACTATGTGCAACACTGGGTGGCCGGGCTGCTGAGCAAACAGTATTCGGTAATATTTCTACAGGTGCACTTTCGGATCTTGAACGCGTAACCAAGCAGGCTCAAGCTATGGTAACCATATACGGCCTTAATGATAAAGTAGGTAACATCTCTTATTACGACAGTTCAGGACAGAGCGAGTACAGTTTCGGAAAACCTTATTCTGAGGAAACCGCAAAAATGATAGACCAGGAGATCTCAAAAATTATCGAAAATCAGTACACACGTGCATTGGATATTCTGTCGGAAAACCGTGATAAACTGGATAGCCTTGCTAAAAAACTTCTGGAGAAGGAAGTTATTTTCCGCGAGGACCTGGAAGAAATCTTCGGGAAGAGAGCATGGGATCCGGAGCTTACAGAACATCCTGTAAGTACAGTTGCAGGATCCGCAGCTGAGACAGCCCCCACAGCAGTTCCAGACGAGAATACTGCGGCGCCGGAAAGCCCGACGCAACTGTAA
- a CDS encoding phosphatidylserine decarboxylase family protein, with translation MKLHRESKGTIVVATLIFAVLSFLAVYFLELWALVVIIPLLIIYALVFWFFRVPNRDIEDHTENVIAPVDGKVVMIKEVDEDEFIKGKAIQVSIFMSPLNVHICRYPVSGKVVYKKYHPGKYLVAWHEKSSTENERTTVAVESLTNHQVVFRQIAGYVARRIVFSCNEGDSAKAGHEFGFIKFGSRMDVFLPLDTEIICKIGDKTKGGVDIIARMKT, from the coding sequence ATGAAACTTCACCGGGAATCCAAAGGGACCATTGTTGTTGCTACCCTTATTTTTGCAGTACTGAGCTTTTTAGCTGTATATTTTCTGGAGCTCTGGGCCCTGGTCGTGATTATTCCGCTCCTTATAATCTACGCACTTGTCTTTTGGTTTTTCCGTGTACCGAACCGCGATATTGAAGATCATACAGAAAATGTGATTGCGCCAGTAGATGGCAAGGTTGTTATGATTAAAGAAGTGGATGAGGACGAATTTATTAAAGGAAAAGCTATTCAGGTTTCCATTTTTATGTCGCCTCTTAATGTGCATATTTGCCGCTATCCCGTGTCCGGTAAAGTGGTTTACAAAAAATATCATCCCGGGAAATATCTGGTTGCCTGGCATGAAAAATCCTCCACAGAAAATGAAAGAACTACGGTGGCGGTGGAAAGTCTAACGAACCATCAGGTAGTCTTCAGACAGATTGCCGGATATGTAGCACGCAGAATTGTCTTCAGTTGTAATGAAGGTGACAGTGCAAAGGCCGGTCACGAATTTGGTTTCATAAAATTTGGTTCGAGAATGGATGTATTTCTGCCCCTGGACACCGAAATCATCTGCAAAATTGGTGATAAAACCAAAGGAGGAGTTGATATTATTGCAAGAATGAAAACTTAA
- a CDS encoding DUF6146 family protein, with protein MKKLIFLLALYFGGMSCTSQQTKGNDTTIKQDKEDDGEWDLTVIDSQFDYFMNAIAKPKSMYSLETLRNRNRSLVNEWNSYYMSGRYRNIIESSIDYDPNENYGLDFEYKLYQVFAFVNWKYKLRFTGLSAMDYSR; from the coding sequence ATGAAAAAGCTGATCTTTTTACTCGCGCTCTATTTTGGAGGCATGAGTTGCACTTCCCAACAGACCAAAGGTAACGACACTACCATTAAGCAAGATAAAGAAGATGATGGTGAATGGGACCTGACGGTAATTGACTCACAGTTTGATTACTTTATGAATGCTATTGCCAAGCCTAAAAGCATGTATTCCCTGGAGACCCTTCGAAACCGGAACAGAAGCCTGGTAAACGAGTGGAATTCCTATTACATGTCCGGACGATACAGAAACATCATTGAATCTTCAATAGACTACGATCCCAATGAAAACTATGGTCTGGATTTTGAGTATAAACTCTACCAGGTCTTCGCCTTTGTAAACTGGAAATACAAACTCAGGTTCACCGGCCTCAGTGCCATGGACTATTCAAGATAG